In Aedes albopictus strain Foshan chromosome 3, AalbF5, whole genome shotgun sequence, the following are encoded in one genomic region:
- the LOC109400192 gene encoding protein neuralized isoform X1: MGVLNVVVGSGAGAVVECQPSCKKTNDNIFSPIKNKMKVLKKIKKRMGLAPRSASSCPGPNNLPPLKFHYVHGDNIRISRDASVARRYESFCKGITFSARPVRVNERVCVKFLDISNNWSGVIRFGFTCNDPATLRGNLPKYACPDLTNKPGFWAKALNEVYCYRNNVLFYYVTPSGDVHFGINGEEKGVFITDVDSRGPLWAVIDVYGNSTAIEFLDSRIYMFQQQQQQHQHQHHHHHNHNQQQPVQSQSCGRRSVDQEIVPQLESLSINQHNQQLLEERPVPTTTVISSAASMRYNSPAPGLLPLPFHPIRGRNIKFSADRTMATRAETEFCQGYVFTPRPIKIGERLIIQILKTDTMFVGSLALGLTSCDPANLQLSDLPDDSDLLLDRPEYWVVSKDVASTLVRGDELCFSISVNGEVSISKNGGAPSVIMHIDQSLQMWAFLDVYGSTQSVRLFSHAIPTPVATASCSALYPEHRSMTASASQRSLQVQPTSQPAPHTTTTATIRPDMIQINPGGTVLVVNLPPTDVISPASSQPSVQQAQATIVSRGLPSSASTLSVPLSTLSLSSHSGSTGTAELVPAYSYAEPMPSYNNASNYNTLAAAAASAASSGSLSGPSSSSCSSTPLPTPSIGVNPPIYSSTGVDCTICFEKPIDSVLYMCGHMCMCYDCAIKQWRGIGGGHCPLCRAVIRDVIRTYKS, encoded by the exons ATGGGTGTACTGAACGTCGTGGTCGGTTCCGGTGCCGGTGCAGTCGTCGAGTGCCAGCCGAGTTGCAAGAAGACCAACGACAACATCTTCTCGCCGATCAAGAACAAGATGAAGGTCCTGAAGAAGATCAAGAAACGGATGGGACTAG CTCCTCGCAGTGCATCATCCTGTCCGGGTCCAAACAATCTACCGCCGCTCAAATTTCACTATGTTCACGGTGACAACATCCGGATCTCACGAGATGCCTCCGTAGCGCGGCGGTACGAATCCTTCTGCAAGGGAATCACATTCAGCGCCCGGCCAGTGCGGGTCAACGAGCGAGTGTGCGTCAAATTCCTAGACATCTCCAACAACTGGAGTGGAGTCATTCGGTTCGGATTCACCTGCAATGACCCCGCCACACTGCGTGGTAACCTGCCAAAGTATGCATGTCCAGACCTAACTAACAAACCCGGATTCTGGGCCAAAGCCCTGAATGAGGTATACTGTTATCGTAACAACGTACTGTTCTACTATGTCACACCCTCCGGAGATGTTCACTTTGGCATCAACGGAGAAGAGAAGGGGGTGTTCATCACCGACGTTGATTCCCGTGGCCCCTTATGGGCTGTCATTGACGTCTACGGCAATTCCACGGCCATCGAGTTCCTAGATTCGCGTATTTATATGttccaacagcagcaacaacaacaccaacaccagcaccaccatcatcataatcataatcaacagCAGCCAGTGCAGAGCCAGTCCTGCGGTCGTCGTTCTGTCGACCAAGAAATTGTACCTCAGTTGGAATCTCTCAGTATAAATCAACACAACCAGCAGCTGCTGGAAGAACGTCCAGTTCCTACGACGACAGTCATCAGTTCAGCCGCCAGCATGCGCTACAATAGCCCGGCACCTGGACTGTTACCTCTCCCGTTCCATCCGATCCGAGGTCGCAACATCAAGTTCTCCGCCGACCGTACGATGGCTACCCGTGCCGAAACTGAATTCTGCCAAGGATACGTATTCACACCCCGTCCAATCAAAATCGGCGAACGCCTCATCATTCAAATTCTCAAAACCGACACCATGTTTGTGGGTTCTCTTGCCCTTGGACTGACATCGTGTGATCCGGCCAACCTACAACTGTCTGATCTCCCCGACGATTCCGATTTACTCCTAGATCGTCCAGAATACTGGGTGGTCAGCAAAGATGTCGCTTCCACGCTGGTCCGTGGTGACGAACTGTGCTTCTCCATCTCAGTCAACGGAGAAGTGTCCATCAGCAAGAACGGTGGAGCTCCATCTGTGATTATGCACATCGATCAGAGCCTACAGATGTGGGCTTTCCTGGACGTCTACGGATCCACCCAAAGCGTCCGTTTGTTCAGTCATGCAATTCCTACTCCGGTAGCGACCGCCTCTTGCTCGGCTTTGTATCCCGAACACCGATCCATGACCGCTTCGGCAAGCCAACGTAGTCTGCAGGTTCAACCCACAAGCCAACCGGCGCCGCATACGACAACGACAGCTACCATCCGGCCCGATATGATCCAAATCAACCCCGGCGGTACCGTGCTGGTGGTGAATTTGCCGCCCACGGATGTCATTTCGCCTGCTTCCTCGCAACCTTCGGTCCAGCAAGCCCAGGCCACCATCGTGTCCCGTGGGCTTCCGAGCTCCGCCTCAACGCTCTCGGTGCCGCTTTCCACGCTATCGCTTTCCTCGCACTCTGGTTCGACCGGGACGGCCGAACTTGTTCCGGCTTATAGTTATGCTGAG CCAATGCCTTCCTACAACAACGCGTCTAACTATAACACTCTTGCGGCTGCGGCCGCCTCCGCAGCCAGTTCCGGTTCCCTTTCCGGTCCCAGCAGTAGTTCCTGTTCGTCAACGCCCCTGCCCACGCCGTCCATCGGGGTGAATCCTCCGATCTACAGCTCGACCGGCGTCGACTGTACCATCTGCTTCGAGAAACCGATCGACTCGGTCCTGTACATGTGCGGCCACATGTGCATGTGCTACGACTGTGCGATCAAGCAGTGGCGCGGCATCGGCGGTGGACACTGTCCGCTGTGTCGTGCCGTCATTCGGGACGTGATTCGCACCTACAAATCCTAA
- the LOC109400192 gene encoding protein neuralized isoform X2, with translation MGQTISNSAPRSASSCPGPNNLPPLKFHYVHGDNIRISRDASVARRYESFCKGITFSARPVRVNERVCVKFLDISNNWSGVIRFGFTCNDPATLRGNLPKYACPDLTNKPGFWAKALNEVYCYRNNVLFYYVTPSGDVHFGINGEEKGVFITDVDSRGPLWAVIDVYGNSTAIEFLDSRIYMFQQQQQQHQHQHHHHHNHNQQQPVQSQSCGRRSVDQEIVPQLESLSINQHNQQLLEERPVPTTTVISSAASMRYNSPAPGLLPLPFHPIRGRNIKFSADRTMATRAETEFCQGYVFTPRPIKIGERLIIQILKTDTMFVGSLALGLTSCDPANLQLSDLPDDSDLLLDRPEYWVVSKDVASTLVRGDELCFSISVNGEVSISKNGGAPSVIMHIDQSLQMWAFLDVYGSTQSVRLFSHAIPTPVATASCSALYPEHRSMTASASQRSLQVQPTSQPAPHTTTTATIRPDMIQINPGGTVLVVNLPPTDVISPASSQPSVQQAQATIVSRGLPSSASTLSVPLSTLSLSSHSGSTGTAELVPAYSYAEPMPSYNNASNYNTLAAAAASAASSGSLSGPSSSSCSSTPLPTPSIGVNPPIYSSTGVDCTICFEKPIDSVLYMCGHMCMCYDCAIKQWRGIGGGHCPLCRAVIRDVIRTYKS, from the exons CTCCTCGCAGTGCATCATCCTGTCCGGGTCCAAACAATCTACCGCCGCTCAAATTTCACTATGTTCACGGTGACAACATCCGGATCTCACGAGATGCCTCCGTAGCGCGGCGGTACGAATCCTTCTGCAAGGGAATCACATTCAGCGCCCGGCCAGTGCGGGTCAACGAGCGAGTGTGCGTCAAATTCCTAGACATCTCCAACAACTGGAGTGGAGTCATTCGGTTCGGATTCACCTGCAATGACCCCGCCACACTGCGTGGTAACCTGCCAAAGTATGCATGTCCAGACCTAACTAACAAACCCGGATTCTGGGCCAAAGCCCTGAATGAGGTATACTGTTATCGTAACAACGTACTGTTCTACTATGTCACACCCTCCGGAGATGTTCACTTTGGCATCAACGGAGAAGAGAAGGGGGTGTTCATCACCGACGTTGATTCCCGTGGCCCCTTATGGGCTGTCATTGACGTCTACGGCAATTCCACGGCCATCGAGTTCCTAGATTCGCGTATTTATATGttccaacagcagcaacaacaacaccaacaccagcaccaccatcatcataatcataatcaacagCAGCCAGTGCAGAGCCAGTCCTGCGGTCGTCGTTCTGTCGACCAAGAAATTGTACCTCAGTTGGAATCTCTCAGTATAAATCAACACAACCAGCAGCTGCTGGAAGAACGTCCAGTTCCTACGACGACAGTCATCAGTTCAGCCGCCAGCATGCGCTACAATAGCCCGGCACCTGGACTGTTACCTCTCCCGTTCCATCCGATCCGAGGTCGCAACATCAAGTTCTCCGCCGACCGTACGATGGCTACCCGTGCCGAAACTGAATTCTGCCAAGGATACGTATTCACACCCCGTCCAATCAAAATCGGCGAACGCCTCATCATTCAAATTCTCAAAACCGACACCATGTTTGTGGGTTCTCTTGCCCTTGGACTGACATCGTGTGATCCGGCCAACCTACAACTGTCTGATCTCCCCGACGATTCCGATTTACTCCTAGATCGTCCAGAATACTGGGTGGTCAGCAAAGATGTCGCTTCCACGCTGGTCCGTGGTGACGAACTGTGCTTCTCCATCTCAGTCAACGGAGAAGTGTCCATCAGCAAGAACGGTGGAGCTCCATCTGTGATTATGCACATCGATCAGAGCCTACAGATGTGGGCTTTCCTGGACGTCTACGGATCCACCCAAAGCGTCCGTTTGTTCAGTCATGCAATTCCTACTCCGGTAGCGACCGCCTCTTGCTCGGCTTTGTATCCCGAACACCGATCCATGACCGCTTCGGCAAGCCAACGTAGTCTGCAGGTTCAACCCACAAGCCAACCGGCGCCGCATACGACAACGACAGCTACCATCCGGCCCGATATGATCCAAATCAACCCCGGCGGTACCGTGCTGGTGGTGAATTTGCCGCCCACGGATGTCATTTCGCCTGCTTCCTCGCAACCTTCGGTCCAGCAAGCCCAGGCCACCATCGTGTCCCGTGGGCTTCCGAGCTCCGCCTCAACGCTCTCGGTGCCGCTTTCCACGCTATCGCTTTCCTCGCACTCTGGTTCGACCGGGACGGCCGAACTTGTTCCGGCTTATAGTTATGCTGAG CCAATGCCTTCCTACAACAACGCGTCTAACTATAACACTCTTGCGGCTGCGGCCGCCTCCGCAGCCAGTTCCGGTTCCCTTTCCGGTCCCAGCAGTAGTTCCTGTTCGTCAACGCCCCTGCCCACGCCGTCCATCGGGGTGAATCCTCCGATCTACAGCTCGACCGGCGTCGACTGTACCATCTGCTTCGAGAAACCGATCGACTCGGTCCTGTACATGTGCGGCCACATGTGCATGTGCTACGACTGTGCGATCAAGCAGTGGCGCGGCATCGGCGGTGGACACTGTCCGCTGTGTCGTGCCGTCATTCGGGACGTGATTCGCACCTACAAATCCTAA